The Deinococcus carri genome contains a region encoding:
- a CDS encoding HD domain-containing phosphohydrolase translates to MTTSQTFLETLVGLHSEQAYLSLLNAMPVMLWTADAEGLWHHINGRWAEYTGLTGEALGFGFEEALHPEDLAPTLARWKTSITNGENYAIEYRLRRRDGAYRWFLIRGVRVTDESGRGVAWVGTCTDIEERKRAEQAALAAREAALRALGLALEARDRETQGHTDRVTGEVLRLGLALGLGQEQLDALRLGAYLHDLGKMAVPDRILLKPGPLTQEERAEMQTHAAEGERLADALGFIPPPALELVRHHHERWDGQGYPDRLKGEAIPLLARIFAVVDVYDALISERPYKRAWTRQEALAELRNQAGRQLDPRVVEVFVGQLASGD, encoded by the coding sequence ATGACCACCTCACAGACGTTCCTTGAGACGCTGGTCGGCCTCCACTCCGAACAGGCCTACCTGAGTCTCCTGAACGCCATGCCGGTGATGCTGTGGACGGCGGACGCCGAGGGCCTCTGGCATCACATCAACGGGCGCTGGGCGGAGTACACCGGCCTGACGGGGGAGGCGCTGGGCTTCGGCTTCGAGGAGGCGCTGCACCCCGAAGACCTCGCGCCCACCCTGGCCCGCTGGAAAACGTCCATCACCAATGGCGAGAACTACGCCATCGAGTACCGGCTGCGGCGGCGGGACGGGGCCTACCGCTGGTTCCTGATTCGGGGCGTGCGGGTGACGGACGAGTCGGGGCGCGGGGTGGCCTGGGTAGGCACCTGCACCGATATCGAGGAGCGCAAACGGGCCGAACAGGCGGCGTTGGCCGCGCGGGAAGCGGCCCTGCGGGCGCTGGGGCTGGCGCTGGAAGCCCGCGACCGGGAAACCCAGGGGCACACCGACCGGGTGACGGGAGAAGTCCTGCGGCTGGGGCTGGCGCTGGGCCTCGGGCAGGAGCAACTGGACGCCCTGCGCCTGGGGGCCTACCTGCACGACCTGGGGAAGATGGCCGTGCCCGACCGCATCCTGCTGAAACCCGGACCCCTGACCCAGGAGGAGCGCGCGGAAATGCAGACCCACGCCGCCGAGGGTGAGCGGCTGGCAGACGCGCTGGGCTTCATTCCGCCGCCCGCGCTGGAGCTGGTGCGCCACCACCACGAACGCTGGGACGGACAGGGCTACCCCGACCGCCTGAAGGGTGAGGCCATTCCCCTGCTGGCCCGGATTTTTGCCGTGGTGGACGTGTACGACGCCCTCATCAGCGAGCGGCCCTACAAACGGGCCTGGACCCGGCAGGAGGCGCTGGCGGAGTTGCGGAACCAGGCGGGGCGGCAACTCGACCCCCGCGTGGTCGAGGTCTTCGTGGGGCAACTGGCCTCCGGGGATTGA
- a CDS encoding GNAT family protein encodes MAAEGTGVSWGRVTLKPVPEFTPAEWQTLYRFFRDRELADWNDAKPIRLPEWLFRRVMLEEEQTGERAGFGVLNERGELIGSAELYDLRPPPPLTPTVGTLGVMIGLRPLWGQGYGREAVMALLAWAFREREVPLSRVRLTTFGHNRRAQRAFVACGFREVGRTAGPGRTDVHMEITRGEWESARAGA; translated from the coding sequence ATGGCGGCAGAAGGCACAGGCGTTTCGTGGGGCCGCGTGACCCTCAAACCCGTTCCGGAGTTCACGCCCGCCGAGTGGCAGACCCTCTACCGCTTCTTCCGCGACCGCGAACTGGCCGACTGGAACGACGCCAAGCCCATCCGGCTGCCCGAATGGCTCTTTCGCCGGGTGATGCTGGAAGAAGAACAGACCGGCGAACGCGCGGGCTTCGGCGTGCTGAACGAGCGGGGCGAGCTGATTGGCAGCGCCGAACTCTACGACCTGCGGCCCCCGCCCCCGCTGACGCCGACGGTGGGCACCCTGGGCGTGATGATTGGCCTGCGCCCGCTGTGGGGCCAGGGCTACGGGCGCGAGGCGGTGATGGCGTTGCTGGCCTGGGCCTTCCGGGAAAGGGAAGTGCCACTCTCGCGCGTGCGCCTCACCACCTTCGGGCACAACCGCCGCGCGCAGCGGGCCTTTGTGGCGTGCGGCTTCCGCGAGGTGGGGCGCACGGCCGGGCCGGGCCGCACCGACGTTCATATGGAAATCACGAGAGGAGAGTGGGAAAGTGCGCGTGCTGGTGCCTGA
- a CDS encoding D-2-hydroxyacid dehydrogenase — protein MRVLVPDLPEFHELQVEGVEFAFYRADHLPGGEADGLVLWLATASLRGELLNWPGLKWVLTLTAGIDHVAGKLPEDVTLYNAHRLHDRAVAVHTLAGMLAAARGLHRFRDQQREGRWQPTRDLGTLGGANVAIWGYGHIGQILEELLRPLGARVTGIRSRTPAAERDAALAAADWVVLLLPSTPETRGIVNADVLAHLKPGAWLSNQGRGNLIDTDALLAALDSGHLGGAVLDVTDPEPLPEGHPLWQQPNVVITPHIASTTRDLVRRGADYTRTFLTEMQAGREPEGRVAAGQRY, from the coding sequence GTGCGCGTGCTGGTGCCTGATTTGCCCGAATTCCACGAGTTGCAGGTGGAGGGCGTGGAGTTTGCTTTTTACCGTGCCGACCACCTGCCGGGAGGCGAGGCCGACGGCCTGGTGCTGTGGCTCGCCACCGCCAGCCTGCGCGGCGAGCTGCTGAACTGGCCGGGCCTGAAGTGGGTCCTCACCCTCACGGCGGGCATCGACCACGTGGCAGGCAAGCTGCCGGAGGACGTGACCCTCTACAACGCCCACCGCCTGCACGACCGCGCCGTCGCCGTTCACACCCTGGCCGGAATGCTCGCCGCCGCCCGTGGCCTGCACCGCTTCCGCGACCAGCAGCGGGAGGGCCGCTGGCAACCCACCCGCGACCTGGGCACGCTGGGCGGGGCCAACGTGGCTATCTGGGGCTACGGGCACATCGGCCAGATTCTGGAGGAGCTGCTGCGTCCCCTGGGGGCGCGGGTGACGGGCATCCGCTCGCGGACCCCGGCGGCCGAGCGGGACGCGGCGCTGGCGGCGGCCGACTGGGTGGTGCTGCTCCTCCCCAGCACGCCAGAGACGAGGGGCATCGTGAACGCGGACGTGCTGGCCCACCTGAAACCGGGGGCCTGGCTCAGCAACCAGGGGCGCGGCAACCTGATAGACACGGACGCCCTGCTGGCCGCGCTGGATTCCGGCCACCTCGGCGGCGCGGTGCTGGACGTGACGGACCCCGAACCGCTGCCGGAGGGGCATCCCCTGTGGCAGCAGCCCAACGTCGTCATCACCCCGCATATCGCCAGCACGACGCGCGACCTGGTGCGGCGCGGAGCCGACTACACCCGCACCTTCCTGACCGAGATGCAGGCCGGGCGGGAGCCGGAGGGGCGGGTGGCGGCGGGGCAGCGGTACTGA
- a CDS encoding acyl-CoA carboxylase subunit beta translates to MTQPDTRAPAQPAPAQDTWADALARLAADQQKVRAGGGPKAQQRQHDKNRLTARERIARLVDEGTPFDELMTFAGYGMYEDVGGCPSGGTVTGIGSVAGRPWMIIANDATVKAGAFFPITAKKVIRAQTIALENRLPVVYLVDSAGVYLPMQDEIFPDQDDFGRVFYLNARMSARGIPQIAAIMGNCVAGGAYLPVMCDTLIMTEGSGLYLAGPALVKAAIGQVVDSEELGGADMHASIAGTVDYKEPDDEAALKRVRALAGMYAEGEVAPWAKRRAEVRAAPERDLTELVSFDGSKTYDVRDLITSLVDGGPEGEPSFHEFKPEYGQTIVCGFARVGGYPVGFVANQRTVIKKKLKSGGEPGLRTRIEVGGVIYGDSADKAARFILDANQAGVPLVFLSDVTGFMVGRDSEQEGIIRRGAKMVNAVSNSVVPKITIITGGSFGAGNYAMNGKAYGPRFLFAWPSAKYAVMSGSAAAKTLLDIQLAALKRSGHEPDDEELQRLYDEVKAKYDTELDPRYAAARLWVDEIIPPNDTRERLIRALEVCAQNPQQEELKVGVFQV, encoded by the coding sequence ATGACCCAGCCTGATACCCGCGCCCCGGCGCAGCCTGCCCCTGCCCAGGACACCTGGGCGGACGCCCTCGCGCGCCTCGCCGCCGACCAGCAGAAGGTGCGTGCCGGCGGCGGCCCGAAAGCCCAGCAGCGCCAGCACGACAAGAACCGCCTGACCGCCCGCGAGCGCATCGCCCGCCTGGTGGATGAGGGCACCCCTTTCGACGAACTGATGACCTTCGCCGGGTACGGCATGTACGAGGACGTGGGCGGTTGCCCGTCGGGCGGCACCGTGACCGGCATCGGCAGCGTCGCGGGCCGCCCCTGGATGATCATCGCCAACGACGCCACGGTGAAGGCCGGGGCCTTTTTTCCCATCACCGCCAAGAAGGTGATTCGCGCGCAGACCATCGCGCTCGAAAACCGGCTGCCGGTCGTGTACCTGGTGGACTCGGCGGGCGTCTACCTGCCCATGCAGGACGAGATTTTTCCCGACCAGGACGACTTCGGGCGGGTCTTTTACCTGAACGCCCGCATGAGTGCGAGGGGGATTCCGCAGATCGCCGCCATCATGGGCAACTGCGTGGCGGGGGGCGCGTACCTGCCGGTCATGTGCGACACCCTGATCATGACCGAGGGGTCGGGGCTGTACCTGGCGGGTCCGGCGCTGGTCAAGGCCGCCATCGGGCAGGTCGTGGACTCGGAAGAACTGGGCGGCGCGGACATGCACGCCTCCATCGCCGGCACCGTGGACTACAAGGAACCCGACGACGAGGCGGCCCTGAAGCGCGTCCGTGCCCTGGCCGGCATGTACGCGGAGGGCGAGGTCGCGCCCTGGGCGAAACGGCGGGCCGAGGTGAGAGCCGCCCCCGAACGCGACCTCACCGAACTGGTGAGCTTCGACGGCAGCAAGACCTACGACGTGCGTGACCTGATCACGTCGCTGGTGGACGGCGGCCCGGAAGGAGAACCCAGCTTCCATGAGTTCAAGCCCGAATACGGTCAGACCATCGTGTGCGGCTTCGCGCGGGTGGGCGGCTACCCGGTGGGCTTCGTGGCGAACCAGCGCACCGTCATCAAGAAGAAGCTCAAGTCGGGCGGCGAACCCGGCCTGCGCACCCGCATCGAGGTCGGCGGCGTGATCTACGGCGACTCCGCCGACAAGGCCGCCCGCTTCATCCTCGACGCGAACCAGGCGGGCGTGCCGCTGGTCTTTCTCTCCGACGTGACCGGCTTCATGGTGGGCCGCGACTCCGAGCAGGAAGGCATCATCCGCCGGGGCGCGAAGATGGTGAACGCCGTCAGCAACAGTGTGGTCCCCAAGATCACCATCATCACGGGCGGCTCCTTCGGCGCGGGCAACTACGCCATGAACGGCAAGGCCTACGGCCCCCGTTTCCTCTTCGCGTGGCCCAGCGCCAAGTACGCCGTGATGAGCGGCAGCGCGGCGGCCAAGACCCTGCTCGACATCCAGCTCGCCGCCCTCAAACGCAGCGGCCACGAACCCGACGACGAGGAGTTGCAGCGCCTCTACGACGAGGTCAAGGCCAAGTACGACACCGAACTCGACCCCCGCTACGCCGCCGCCCGCCTGTGGGTGGACGAAATCATCCCCCCCAACGACACCCGCGAGCGCCTGATTCGCGCCCTGGAAGTCTGCGCGCAGAACCCGCAGCAGGAAGAACTCAAGGTGGGCGTGTTTCAGGTGTGA
- a CDS encoding alpha/beta hydrolase family protein, whose translation MEQFAQFTVSGQRLYGMLHVPEGEKPSSGWPSVIMLHGFTGNRLEGHRIFPLFSRYLAARGVASLRFDFRGSGESEGDFSEMTVSREVEDAEAAFDYVRGLPMLDPERVMALGFSLGGLVAALAAEKVRPHRLALWAPALPELWLPLLRGGYAPPVILDHGGWPLGRAFLLELPRLRPLEAAARWGGVARVFHGDVDTVCPPEWGVRYAQALGCDAVAIPGAGHTFDSLDAVDLLYRETGRFLLGM comes from the coding sequence ATGGAACAGTTCGCCCAGTTCACCGTCAGCGGCCAGCGCCTCTACGGCATGTTGCACGTTCCCGAGGGCGAGAAACCCTCTTCCGGCTGGCCCAGCGTCATCATGCTGCACGGCTTTACCGGCAACCGGCTGGAGGGGCACCGCATCTTTCCGCTGTTTTCGCGGTATCTGGCGGCGCGCGGCGTGGCGAGCCTGCGCTTCGACTTCCGGGGCAGCGGCGAGTCGGAGGGCGACTTCAGCGAGATGACGGTGAGCCGGGAGGTGGAGGACGCGGAAGCCGCCTTCGACTACGTGCGCGGCCTGCCCATGCTCGACCCCGAGCGGGTGATGGCGCTGGGCTTCAGCCTGGGCGGGCTGGTCGCGGCGCTGGCGGCGGAAAAGGTGCGGCCCCACCGCCTCGCGCTGTGGGCACCCGCGTTGCCCGAGCTGTGGCTGCCGCTGCTGCGTGGGGGGTACGCCCCGCCCGTCATCCTCGACCACGGCGGCTGGCCGCTGGGACGCGCTTTTTTGCTGGAGCTGCCGCGCCTCAGGCCGCTGGAGGCCGCCGCCCGCTGGGGCGGGGTGGCCCGCGTCTTCCACGGGGACGTCGATACGGTCTGCCCACCCGAGTGGGGGGTGCGCTATGCCCAGGCCCTGGGCTGCGATGCCGTCGCCATCCCCGGTGCGGGCCACACCTTCGATTCGCTGGACGCGGTGGACCTGCTGTACCGGGAGACGGGGCGCTTCTTGCTGGGGATGTGA
- the mnmA gene encoding tRNA 2-thiouridine(34) synthase MnmA yields MTATGEKANQRVLCAMSGGVDSSVTAALLKDAGYQVVGAMMRFWPDDKRVDTFDTCCSPDAAYEARRVAEQVGVPFYLLDYREQFQRHIVGPFLAEYAQGRTPNPCVNCNTKVKFDELVKKAKMLGCQYVATGHYVKRVENERGEVEFWRGDDPRKDQTYFLWGTPREALPYILFPVGELEKPRVREIAEERGLLTARKPESQNICFVPGKVQDYVAEHLPQASGFIREIHTGEVVGEHLGTQFYTLGQKKGLGLYQSHRVRHVVHLDPATNTVWVGDYEDCLWSGLKAGGANYLLDLAELPRELEVQVRYRTKPVRATVLHADENGFELAFEEPQFAVAPGQSAVLYAGPRLLGGGLIADHARQLPDVGL; encoded by the coding sequence ATGACGGCCACGGGCGAGAAGGCAAATCAGCGGGTGCTCTGTGCGATGTCGGGGGGCGTGGATTCCAGCGTCACGGCGGCGCTGCTGAAAGACGCGGGCTATCAGGTCGTCGGCGCGATGATGCGTTTCTGGCCCGACGACAAACGCGTGGACACCTTCGACACCTGCTGCTCGCCCGACGCTGCCTATGAGGCGCGGCGCGTGGCCGAACAGGTCGGCGTGCCCTTCTACCTGCTGGACTACCGCGAGCAGTTCCAGCGCCACATCGTCGGCCCCTTCTTGGCCGAGTACGCGCAGGGCCGCACGCCCAACCCCTGCGTGAACTGCAACACGAAGGTGAAGTTCGACGAGCTGGTGAAAAAGGCGAAGATGCTGGGCTGTCAGTACGTGGCGACCGGGCACTACGTCAAGCGCGTCGAGAACGAGCGCGGCGAGGTGGAGTTCTGGCGGGGCGACGACCCCCGCAAGGACCAGACCTACTTCCTGTGGGGCACCCCACGCGAGGCCCTGCCCTACATCCTCTTCCCGGTGGGCGAGCTGGAAAAGCCCCGCGTGCGCGAGATTGCCGAGGAACGCGGTCTGCTGACCGCCCGCAAGCCCGAGAGCCAGAACATCTGCTTCGTGCCCGGCAAGGTGCAGGACTATGTGGCCGAGCATCTGCCGCAGGCGTCCGGCTTCATCCGCGAGATTCACACGGGCGAGGTGGTGGGCGAACACCTGGGCACCCAGTTCTACACGCTGGGGCAGAAAAAGGGCCTGGGCCTGTACCAGTCGCACCGCGTCCGCCACGTCGTCCACCTCGACCCCGCCACAAATACCGTCTGGGTGGGTGACTACGAGGACTGCCTCTGGTCAGGTTTGAAGGCCGGGGGCGCGAACTACCTCCTCGACCTGGCCGAGCTGCCGCGCGAGCTGGAGGTGCAGGTGCGCTACCGCACGAAGCCGGTGCGGGCGACCGTCCTCCACGCCGACGAGAACGGCTTCGAGCTGGCGTTCGAGGAACCGCAGTTCGCCGTCGCGCCGGGCCAGAGCGCAGTGCTGTATGCCGGGCCGCGGCTGCTGGGGGGCGGGCTGATTGCGGACCATGCGCGGCAATTGCCGGATGTGGGGCTATGA
- a CDS encoding cytochrome c — MKQAVFSLAFLLAGAAAAAAPDGKALYTSNCAGCHQATGQGVPGAFPPLAGHVGALLAAPGGRAYLEHVVLYGLQGKISVKGQTYNGVMPAFGRLKDAELAALLNYVSTSWGNRFPKGQKPLTPAELAKVRQDRKTAAQVNTLRPKTVK; from the coding sequence ATGAAACAGGCCGTCTTCTCGCTCGCCTTCCTGCTGGCCGGTGCCGCCGCGGCGGCCGCCCCCGATGGCAAGGCCCTGTATACCAGCAACTGCGCCGGTTGCCATCAGGCGACGGGACAGGGTGTCCCCGGTGCCTTCCCACCGCTCGCGGGTCATGTGGGCGCGCTGCTGGCCGCTCCGGGGGGCCGGGCCTACCTCGAACACGTCGTCCTGTACGGCCTCCAGGGCAAGATCAGCGTGAAGGGGCAGACCTACAACGGGGTTATGCCCGCCTTCGGGAGGCTGAAGGACGCCGAGCTGGCCGCCCTCCTGAATTACGTCAGCACCAGTTGGGGCAACAGGTTCCCCAAGGGACAGAAACCCCTGACCCCCGCCGAACTCGCCAAGGTCCGCCAGGACAGGAAAACCGCCGCCCAGGTGAACACATTGCGGCCCAAGACGGTGAAGTGA
- the lysA gene encoding diaminopimelate decarboxylase, with protein sequence MTIPHPALYAAAERFGTPLYVYDAAELDAALSRVRAAFGEARVFYAMKANPNLTLLGRLRAAGVGFECVSAGELARAEHVGARGEDVLVNGPAKSAQEYAAGARLGATFIVDRAEEPGLLPPRSRALVRVNPALAVSTHDHLATGAAGSKFGVTLDQAPEVLRALREAGHDARGLHVHIGSAIRDAADFSAAFARLAELHPHTGDLEVLDVGGGWGVDADLPGIAREAQAAASVFGARLWVEPGRYLVARAGTLLTRVVGTKQTGRPFVLTDAGMTELLRPMLYGAQHPVTALWGGGEVTRWDVAGPACESGDLLARDVPLPGPTPGDLLAIGEAGAYGASMSSSYLTRSRPAEALWDGTGWTLIRRRETPQDVWAAEVTPA encoded by the coding sequence GTGACCATCCCGCACCCTGCCCTTTACGCCGCCGCCGAACGCTTCGGCACCCCCCTCTACGTCTACGACGCCGCCGAACTGGACGCGGCCCTGAGCCGGGTGCGCGCCGCCTTCGGGGAGGCGCGGGTCTTCTATGCGATGAAGGCGAACCCGAACCTCACGCTGCTGGGGCGGCTGCGGGCGGCGGGGGTGGGCTTCGAGTGCGTGAGCGCCGGGGAACTCGCGCGGGCGGAACACGTCGGCGCGCGGGGAGAAGACGTGCTGGTGAACGGTCCCGCCAAGTCGGCGCAGGAGTATGCGGCGGGCGCGCGCCTGGGGGCGACCTTCATCGTGGACCGGGCGGAGGAGCCAGGCCTGCTGCCGCCCCGCTCACGGGCGCTGGTGCGAGTGAATCCGGCGCTGGCGGTCAGCACGCATGACCACCTCGCCACCGGGGCGGCGGGCAGCAAGTTCGGCGTGACGCTGGACCAGGCCCCGGAAGTCCTGCGGGCCTTGCGGGAAGCGGGCCACGACGCCCGTGGCCTGCACGTCCATATCGGCAGCGCGATCCGCGACGCGGCGGACTTCAGCGCCGCTTTCGCGCGGCTGGCGGAGTTGCACCCCCACACCGGCGACCTGGAGGTGCTGGACGTGGGCGGCGGCTGGGGCGTGGACGCCGATCTGCCGGGCATCGCGCGGGAGGCGCAGGCGGCGGCCAGCGTCTTCGGCGCGCGGCTGTGGGTGGAGCCGGGGCGGTATCTGGTGGCGCGGGCCGGAACGCTGCTGACGCGGGTGGTGGGCACCAAGCAGACGGGCCGCCCCTTCGTGCTGACCGACGCGGGCATGACCGAACTGCTGCGGCCCATGCTGTACGGGGCGCAGCATCCGGTGACGGCACTCTGGGGAGGCGGCGAAGTGACGCGCTGGGACGTGGCCGGTCCCGCCTGCGAGAGCGGCGACCTGCTGGCGCGGGACGTGCCGCTGCCTGGCCCGACCCCCGGCGACCTGCTCGCCATCGGGGAAGCCGGGGCCTACGGCGCGAGCATGAGCAGCAGCTACCTCACCCGCTCCCGCCCGGCCGAGGCGCTGTGGGACGGCACCGGCTGGACCCTGATTCGCCGTCGCGAGACACCGCAGGACGTGTGGGCGGCGGAGGTCACGCCCGCCTGA
- a CDS encoding 3'(2'),5'-bisphosphate nucleotidase CysQ, with amino-acid sequence MTLDHELSVAVRLAQEAGELLRTHLARGLTVEHKTSADDPVTAADREASELILAGLRAAFPTDGLLSEEAVDDAARLDAPRVWIVDPIDGTKEFTTGSPDYAVSIGLAVGGEPVLGVVYAPARDELFAGVVGGGVTKNGEPAGFSDRAGYVVSVSDTEFRRELHRHDLPGMVPSGSIALKLARIAGGEADVTFTMSPRSEWDIAAGHALVLAVGGELRRRDGRPVRYNLRRPHIEQGLIGGRPEAVAWLEGELNARNLPTAHLGLTDTAPAWATLPETDRDALRGHPGVFVRHAGGRVLALLVVGEGGTVERASGDAFHLERLTRDVTRALGTLNAAPLRTGGLD; translated from the coding sequence ATGACCCTGGACCATGAACTTTCCGTCGCTGTCCGGCTCGCGCAGGAGGCGGGCGAGCTTCTCAGAACACACCTCGCGCGCGGGCTGACCGTGGAGCACAAGACCTCGGCGGACGACCCCGTGACCGCCGCCGACCGCGAGGCGTCCGAGCTGATTCTGGCGGGGCTGAGGGCCGCCTTTCCCACCGACGGCCTGCTGAGCGAGGAAGCGGTGGACGACGCCGCCCGGCTGGACGCACCGCGCGTCTGGATTGTGGACCCCATCGACGGCACGAAGGAGTTCACGACGGGCAGCCCCGACTACGCCGTCAGCATCGGCCTCGCGGTGGGGGGCGAACCCGTGCTCGGCGTGGTGTACGCCCCCGCGCGGGATGAACTGTTCGCCGGGGTGGTCGGCGGGGGCGTGACGAAGAATGGCGAACCGGCAGGCTTCAGCGACCGCGCCGGGTACGTGGTCAGCGTGTCGGACACCGAGTTCCGGCGCGAACTGCACCGCCACGACCTCCCCGGCATGGTGCCGAGCGGCTCGATTGCCCTCAAGCTGGCGCGCATAGCAGGAGGCGAGGCGGACGTGACCTTTACCATGTCCCCGCGCAGCGAGTGGGACATCGCGGCGGGGCACGCGCTGGTGCTGGCGGTGGGGGGCGAGCTGCGGCGGCGCGACGGGCGGCCTGTCCGCTACAACCTGCGGCGGCCCCACATCGAACAGGGCCTCATCGGCGGGCGGCCGGAGGCAGTGGCGTGGCTGGAGGGCGAGTTGAACGCAAGAAACCTTCCGACGGCTCACCTGGGCCTGACCGACACGGCCCCCGCCTGGGCGACCCTGCCGGAAACCGACCGGGACGCGCTGCGCGGGCACCCCGGCGTCTTTGTCCGTCATGCGGGCGGGCGGGTGCTGGCGCTGCTGGTGGTGGGCGAAGGCGGCACGGTGGAGCGGGCTTCCGGGGACGCCTTTCACCTCGAACGCCTCACGCGCGATGTGACGCGGGCGCTAGGGACGCTGAACGCCGCACCGCTGCGGACGGGAGGGCTAGACTGA
- the aspS gene encoding aspartate--tRNA(Asn) ligase yields the protein MTTAATSRIERTLTRDLPRFEGQTVKLQGFLHARRDLGGVQFLVLRDVSGVAQCVGAGLDLPLPESSIEVVGRVKAHAKAPGGFEVQVESLRVLSPAVEPPPVEIPKMEWNVNPETLLDYRVVTVRGLRERAALKVQAELVAAFRDHLTQEGFTEISTPKIVSAGAEGGANLFPIDYFGQPAYLAQSPQLYKQIMVGVFERVFEVAPVYRAEEHATSRHLNEYLSLDVEMGFIESEEDVMDLETRVLAAIMARLRERTQSELALFGAELPEVSTHIPRITLLEARRLVTEKYGHAVGGKDLDPEAERLLSQHYAETEGTDFVFVTKYPRAARPFYTHADHRPDGSLNPDITRGFDLLFRGIEITSGGQRIHEYAMLQDSIAEYKLNPDSLAGYTEVFKYGMPPHGGFAIGAERLTAKLLGISNVRYARAFPRDRHRLTP from the coding sequence GTGACCACCGCCGCAACCTCCCGAATTGAGCGAACGCTGACCCGCGACCTGCCCCGGTTTGAAGGGCAGACCGTGAAACTGCAAGGCTTCCTGCACGCCCGCCGCGACCTGGGGGGCGTGCAGTTTCTGGTGCTGCGCGACGTGAGCGGCGTGGCGCAGTGCGTGGGCGCGGGGCTGGACCTGCCCCTGCCCGAGAGCAGCATCGAGGTCGTGGGCCGGGTCAAGGCCCATGCCAAGGCCCCCGGCGGCTTCGAGGTGCAGGTGGAAAGCCTGCGCGTCCTGTCCCCCGCCGTGGAGCCGCCGCCCGTCGAGATCCCCAAGATGGAATGGAATGTGAACCCCGAAACGCTGCTGGACTACCGCGTGGTGACGGTGCGCGGCCTGAGGGAACGCGCGGCGCTGAAGGTGCAGGCCGAACTGGTGGCGGCCTTCCGCGACCACCTGACGCAGGAGGGCTTCACGGAAATCAGCACGCCGAAAATCGTGTCGGCGGGGGCGGAGGGCGGCGCGAACCTCTTTCCCATCGACTACTTCGGCCAGCCCGCCTACCTCGCGCAGAGTCCGCAGCTCTACAAGCAGATCATGGTGGGCGTCTTCGAGCGCGTCTTCGAGGTCGCGCCGGTCTACCGCGCCGAGGAACACGCCACCTCCCGCCACCTCAACGAGTACCTCTCGCTGGACGTGGAGATGGGCTTCATCGAGTCCGAGGAGGACGTGATGGACCTCGAAACGCGCGTCCTGGCGGCCATCATGGCCCGGCTGAGGGAACGCACCCAGAGTGAGCTGGCCCTCTTCGGTGCGGAACTGCCCGAGGTCTCGACGCATATCCCCCGCATCACGCTGCTGGAGGCCCGCCGGCTCGTGACCGAGAAGTACGGCCACGCCGTCGGTGGCAAGGACCTCGACCCGGAAGCCGAGAGGTTGCTCAGCCAGCACTACGCCGAGACGGAAGGCACCGACTTCGTGTTCGTCACCAAGTACCCCCGCGCCGCCCGGCCCTTCTACACCCACGCCGACCACCGCCCCGACGGCAGCCTGAACCCCGACATCACGCGCGGCTTCGACCTGCTGTTCCGGGGCATCGAGATCACCTCGGGCGGCCAGCGCATCCACGAGTACGCCATGCTGCAAGACTCCATCGCGGAGTACAAACTGAATCCCGACTCGCTCGCGGGCTACACCGAGGTCTTCAAGTACGGGATGCCCCCCCACGGCGGCTTTGCCATCGGGGCCGAGCGCCTGACCGCCAAGCTGCTGGGCATCAGCAACGTGCGCTATGCGCGGGCGTTTCCGAGGGACCGGCACCGGCTGACGCCGTAA